A genomic segment from Microbulbifer elongatus encodes:
- the speA gene encoding biosynthetic arginine decarboxylase: MKQQQIENWTCEDSAELYGIRNWGAGYFNLNQSGEITVEVKNEAGDLHAVSLLEIAHGATERGLGMPLLVRFENLLDAQIARINNSFRSAIESSGYSNVFRGVFPIKVNQQCQVIEEIAKAGREFGHGLEAGSKAELIAALSILDNTDALIVCNGYKDEEFINLGLQAQRLGVQVFFVVETPSEVDTIIHCAEREKVEPNIGVRIKLASKVGGYWNATSGDRSIFGLGSNDLIAMVDKLRDHNMLHCLKLLHYHLGSQVPNIRDIRTGVLEACRYYADLVEEGAAMGYLDLGGGLAVDYDGSKTNYTHSKNYSLDEYCVDVVEAIMGTLDSEGVDHPVIITESGRATVAYSSVLLFNILDTTSFEPIELEEDQIADDAHPMLKNLQDALQSVTPKNLQESYNDGLYYRDEIRALYLHGQVSLRDRALAENLFLQCAQRIRKLLDEVEQVPVDLQALPEVLSDIYYANVSVFQSLPDIWAIDQLFPLVPVHRLNEAPTRSAIIADITCDCDGKIDRFIDRQDVRKTLPLHSLKEGEEYILGTFLVGAYQETLGDLHNLFGDTNVVSVRIEEDGSVDYSREIHGDSIADVLSYVEYSPQDLFERFRKLAERAVKEKRITPQQRKDILHTYTASMSGYTYFEK, translated from the coding sequence ATGAAACAGCAACAAATCGAAAACTGGACCTGCGAAGACTCCGCAGAACTCTACGGCATCCGCAACTGGGGTGCCGGGTACTTCAATTTGAACCAGTCCGGCGAAATCACCGTGGAGGTGAAGAATGAAGCCGGTGATTTGCACGCCGTTTCCCTGCTGGAGATCGCCCACGGCGCCACCGAACGCGGCCTCGGCATGCCATTGCTGGTGCGCTTTGAAAACCTGCTCGACGCGCAGATCGCGCGCATCAACAACTCGTTCCGCAGCGCCATTGAAAGCAGCGGTTACAGCAACGTGTTCCGCGGCGTATTTCCAATCAAGGTAAACCAGCAGTGCCAGGTGATCGAGGAGATCGCCAAGGCCGGCCGTGAGTTTGGCCACGGCCTGGAAGCGGGCAGCAAGGCGGAGCTGATTGCGGCGCTGTCGATCCTCGACAACACTGACGCGCTGATCGTGTGCAATGGCTACAAGGACGAAGAGTTCATCAATCTGGGGTTGCAGGCCCAGCGTCTCGGCGTGCAGGTATTCTTCGTGGTGGAAACACCCTCTGAAGTGGACACCATCATCCACTGTGCCGAGCGCGAAAAAGTCGAGCCCAATATCGGCGTGCGCATCAAGCTCGCCAGTAAGGTAGGCGGCTACTGGAATGCCACCAGCGGCGACCGCAGCATCTTTGGCCTCGGCAGTAACGATCTGATCGCAATGGTCGACAAACTGCGCGACCACAACATGCTGCACTGCCTGAAGCTGTTGCACTACCACCTGGGGTCGCAGGTACCGAACATCCGCGATATCCGCACCGGCGTACTGGAGGCCTGCCGCTACTATGCGGACCTGGTGGAAGAAGGTGCAGCCATGGGGTATCTGGATCTGGGCGGCGGTCTGGCGGTGGACTACGACGGATCCAAGACCAACTACACCCACTCCAAGAACTACTCCCTGGACGAGTACTGCGTGGACGTGGTGGAAGCCATCATGGGTACCCTGGACAGCGAGGGCGTGGATCACCCGGTCATCATTACCGAGTCCGGTCGCGCCACGGTAGCCTATTCGTCGGTCTTGCTGTTCAATATTCTGGACACCACCAGCTTCGAGCCTATCGAACTGGAAGAAGACCAGATTGCCGACGATGCACACCCGATGTTGAAGAACCTGCAGGATGCGCTGCAGAGTGTGACGCCGAAAAACCTGCAGGAGAGCTACAACGACGGTCTCTATTATCGCGATGAGATCCGCGCGCTGTATCTGCACGGACAGGTGAGCCTGCGGGACAGGGCACTGGCGGAAAACCTGTTTCTGCAGTGCGCGCAGAGGATCCGCAAGTTACTGGATGAAGTGGAACAGGTGCCAGTGGACCTGCAGGCGTTGCCGGAGGTCCTGTCCGACATCTATTACGCGAATGTGAGCGTATTCCAGTCCCTGCCGGACATCTGGGCCATCGACCAGCTGTTCCCGCTGGTGCCGGTGCACCGCCTGAACGAGGCGCCGACCCGCTCGGCGATCATCGCGGACATCACCTGCGACTGCGACGGCAAGATCGACCGCTTTATCGACCGTCAGGATGTGCGCAAGACGTTGCCGCTGCACTCACTGAAGGAAGGGGAAGAGTACATTCTCGGCACCTTCCTGGTGGGCGCCTATCAGGAGACTTTGGGAGACCTGCACAATCTGTTCGGTGATACCAACGTGGTGAGTGTGCGTATTGAAGAAGATGGCAGCGTGGATTACAGCCGTGAAATCCACGGTGACAGCATTGCCGATGTATTGAGTTACGTGGAGTACTCACCGCAGGACCTGTTCGAGCGCTTCCGCAAACTGGCGGAGCGGGCGGTCAAAGAGAAGCGAATCACGCCGCAACAGCGCAAGGATATTTTGCACACTTATACGGCGAGCATGAGTGGTTACACCTATTTTGAGAAATAA
- a CDS encoding DUF6515 family protein gives MKTLMTAIATAGMLLAAAPALADRDDRHHRGDGRAHFQQQRERHKNIRRDLVNRQRDALNRQRDRANAREDRRKNDHDRDRRDHRKSAGDRRHDKRRDDKRHHDRKHGGHGSKSHGKRHYVGHHKPHRPYHGPRYRPHKHRWRPSHYGYGYRWKRLPRSYVSIHFGGLGYYYSDGIFYRPHGVGYVVSQAPIGAFVRTLPGTAVSVTFNGFNYYVAYDTYYRWDRARHGYFVVANPGFI, from the coding sequence ATGAAGACACTGATGACAGCCATCGCCACCGCCGGCATGTTGCTGGCCGCCGCGCCGGCGCTGGCGGACCGGGACGACCGCCACCACCGGGGGGACGGCCGCGCACACTTCCAACAGCAGCGGGAGCGACACAAGAATATCCGACGGGACCTCGTAAACCGGCAGCGCGACGCCTTGAATCGACAGCGGGATCGCGCCAATGCCCGGGAAGATCGCCGCAAGAATGACCACGATCGCGACCGGCGGGATCACCGCAAGTCCGCGGGCGACCGTCGTCATGACAAACGCCGCGACGACAAGCGCCATCATGACCGCAAACACGGCGGCCACGGAAGCAAGTCGCACGGCAAGCGCCACTATGTGGGCCATCACAAACCGCACCGCCCCTACCATGGCCCACGCTACCGCCCGCACAAGCACCGCTGGCGCCCGAGCCACTACGGCTACGGCTACCGCTGGAAGCGCCTGCCACGCAGTTATGTGAGCATCCACTTTGGCGGCCTCGGGTACTACTACAGTGACGGAATCTTCTACCGCCCCCACGGAGTCGGCTATGTGGTCTCCCAGGCACCGATCGGCGCCTTTGTGCGGACCCTGCCGGGCACTGCGGTGAGCGTGACCTTTAACGGTTTCAACTATTACGTTGCGTACGACACTTACTACCGCTGGGATCGCGCCCGCCACGGCTACTTTGTGGTCGCCAACCCCGGCTTTATCTGA
- the panD gene encoding aspartate 1-decarboxylase produces the protein MQIEMLKGKLHMAAVTQAELWYDGSCAIDEDLVELAGLREFEKIDIYNVSNGERFHTYVILAERGSGIISMNGAAARRVQVGDRIIIAAYAQMSESEADTFKPKLVYLDEQNRVERSTNTIPVQMSEPA, from the coding sequence ATGCAAATCGAGATGCTGAAGGGCAAGCTGCACATGGCGGCGGTAACCCAGGCGGAGCTCTGGTATGACGGTTCCTGTGCGATCGATGAAGATCTGGTGGAGCTGGCCGGACTGCGCGAGTTTGAGAAAATCGATATTTACAATGTTTCTAACGGCGAGCGTTTCCACACCTACGTGATTCTTGCGGAGCGCGGTTCCGGGATCATTTCCATGAATGGCGCTGCCGCGCGCCGGGTGCAGGTGGGCGACCGTATTATTATCGCGGCCTATGCGCAGATGTCTGAATCTGAAGCGGATACTTTTAAACCCAAGCTGGTTTATCTGGATGAGCAGAATCGGGTTGAGCGCAGTACCAATACCATTCCTGTTCAGATGTCAGAGCCTGCTTAA
- the panC gene encoding pantoate--beta-alanine ligase, producing MQVFHHVASLREALADARRDGKTIGFVPTMGNLHAAHIELVNLARQHCDVVVVSIFVNRLQFGLNEDWDKYPRTMQEDMAKLRAASCDFLFHPEEAEIYPNGMDQQTKVICPAMTDVLCGASRPGHFEGVTTVVAKLFNIVQPDKAVFGIKDFQQLAVIRRMVEDLCMPVEIVAAPVHREDDGLAMSSRNGYLTEEERPKVAVLNQSLNWVSDEIKNGRKDFPVLEEEAREKIQAAGFKVDYFSICNSKDLQPAAHDDREITILGAMYTSGARLIDNVSLSV from the coding sequence ATGCAAGTTTTTCACCATGTGGCCAGCCTGCGCGAGGCGTTGGCCGATGCCCGTCGCGATGGCAAGACCATTGGCTTCGTGCCCACCATGGGCAATCTCCACGCCGCCCATATCGAGCTGGTCAATCTGGCCCGGCAGCACTGCGATGTGGTGGTGGTGTCTATCTTCGTCAATCGCCTGCAATTCGGCCTGAACGAAGACTGGGACAAGTACCCGCGCACCATGCAGGAAGATATGGCAAAGCTGCGCGCGGCCAGCTGCGATTTCCTGTTCCACCCGGAAGAGGCGGAGATCTACCCCAACGGCATGGACCAGCAGACCAAGGTGATCTGCCCAGCGATGACCGATGTGCTGTGTGGCGCGAGCCGCCCGGGGCACTTTGAGGGCGTCACTACGGTGGTGGCCAAGCTGTTCAATATTGTGCAGCCGGACAAGGCGGTATTCGGTATCAAGGACTTCCAGCAGCTGGCGGTGATCCGCCGCATGGTGGAAGACCTGTGTATGCCGGTGGAAATTGTTGCGGCGCCGGTTCACCGGGAAGACGATGGTCTGGCGATGAGTTCGCGCAATGGTTACCTCACCGAAGAAGAGCGCCCTAAGGTGGCAGTTCTGAACCAGTCGTTGAACTGGGTGAGTGATGAAATCAAGAATGGCCGTAAGGATTTTCCGGTGCTGGAGGAAGAGGCGCGGGAGAAAATTCAGGCTGCGGGTTTCAAGGTGGATTACTTTTCCATCTGTAACAGCAAGGATCTACAGCCCGCGGCCCACGATGATCGGGAGATCACCATTCTGGGGGCGATGTACACCAGTGGTGCGCGGTTGATCGATAATGTTTCGTTGAGTGTTTGA